In one Lycorma delicatula isolate Av1 chromosome 5, ASM4794821v1, whole genome shotgun sequence genomic region, the following are encoded:
- the neur gene encoding E3 ubiquitin-protein ligase neur isoform X2, which produces MVVVFKVNKDEILNILRQTALPPRSSGGSGGTNNLPPLLFHQVHGDNIRVLRDGVVAKRAESFCKGVTFTNRPVKVSEKVYVKFLEVSNNWSGVIRFGFTCNDPNNLRYGLPKYACPDLTNKPGYWAKALAERFCERDTVLFYYVTSAGDVHFGINGEEKGVFFSGVETRNQLWAMIDVYGNSTAIELLDARHQLNNSRRSISNGVSDSSPDVDRLIVPSMAALSMHNSSREEPVDVSPPDLRYQQPGIHFTPLLFHRTRGRNVRLSNDRCIATRCDSEFCQGYVFTARPIQLGERILIQVLATDSVYLGALALGLTSCDPATLQPNDLPDDSDLLLDRPEYWVVSKDVASCPQRGDELAFCITHNGEVQMSKNGSPPTILMHVDQSLTLWAFLDVYGSTRKIRMLGSTMVETHRSGITSPPPTRDDLIRTPNQLVSRGLRVALPETRCCPSTTPEVVQLGSSIGGGTVFVVNLPPPTHHPQETAPATSATLLSTYSHTYIEPVSATSYSTIDSTPSMREWAETSVSAPAGSECSICYERAIDSVLYMCGHMCMCYECAVQQWRGKGGGHCPLCRAVIRDVIRTYKS; this is translated from the exons atggttgttgtttttaaagttaataaggatgaaattttaaatattttacgtcaaACTGCTTTGC ctccTAGATCAAGCGGAGGTAGTGGTGGAACAAATAACTTACCACCTTTATTATTTCATCAAGTACATGGGGACAATATTAGAGTATTAAGAGATGGTGTTGTCGCAAAACGTGCTGAAAGTTTCTGTAAAGGAGTTACATTCACTAATAGACCTGTCAAAGTTTCAGAAAAG GTTTACGTTAAGTTCCTTGAGGTGTCAAATAATTGGAGTGGTGTGATTAGATTTGGATTCACGTGTAATGACCCAAATAATTTACGATATGGACTTCCTAAATATGCATGTCCAG atcttacTAATAAACCTGGATATTGGGCAAAGGCATTAGCAGAAAGGTTTTGTGAAAGAGATACCGTCCTATTCTATTATGTGACATCAGCTGGTGATGTACATTTTGGTATCAATGGAGAAGAAAAGGGAGTTTTCTTCAGTGGTGTTGAGACGCGTAACCAGTTATGGGCGATGATTGATGTTTATGGTAATTCCACTGCTATTGAGTTACTTGACGCTAGACATCAGTTAAATAATTCTAGAAG gTCAATATCTAATGGTGTATCAGATTCAAGTCCAGATGTTGATAGATTAATAGTTCCTTCAATGGCAGCGTTAAGTATGCATAATAGTTCAAGAGAAGAACCAGTTGATGTATCTCCACCTGATTTAAGATATCAGCAACCAGGAATTCATTTTACACCTTTACTTTTCCATAGAACACGTGGCCGTAATGTTAGACTGAGTAATGATCGCTGTATAGCTACACGTTGCGATTCTGAATTTTGCCAAGGTTATGTGTTTACTGCTAGACCTATACAGCTTGGAGAAAGAATACTTATACAA GTTTTGGCAACTGATTCAGTGTACCTTGGTGCATTAGCATTAGGATTAACATCGTGTGATCCAGCAACATTGCAACCGAATGATCTACCTGATGATTCTGATTTATTACTTGACCGTCCTGAATACTGGGTTGTGAGTAAAGATGTTGCCAGCTGTCCTCAACGTGGTGATGAGTTAGCCTTCTGTATTACTCATAATG gtgaAGTTCAAATGAGTAAAAATGGAAGTCCTCCTACCATTTTAATGCACGTTGATCAATCACTAACATTATGGGCATTCCTTGATGTATATGGTTCAACACGCAAAATAAGAATGCTTGGCAGCACAATGGTGGAAACACATCGTTCtg gtatcaCTTCTCCTCCACCGACACGAGATGATCTTATAAGAACACCAAATCAGTTGGTCAGTCGTGGACTTAGAGTTGCTTTACCTGAAACTAGATGTTGTCCTTCAACTACTCCAGAAGTTGTTCAGTTAGGTAGTAGTATTGGAGGTGGTACTGTTTTTGTTGTCAATCTGCCTCCTCCGACGCATCATCCTCAAGAGACAGCACCAGCTACATCTGCTACATTACTATCAACTTATAGTCATACATATATTgag cctGTCAGTGCTACATCTTACTCGACAATAGATTCAACGCCAAGTATGCGAGAATGGGCTGAAACATCAGTTAGTGCTCCAGCAGGAAGTGAATGTTCAATTTGCTATGAGAGGGCGATTGACTCTGTTTTATATATGTGCGGACATATGTGTATGTGTTATGAATGTGCAGTTCAACAGTGGAGAGGGAAAGGCGGTGGACACTGCCCATTATGTCGTGCAGTTATCAGAGATGTTATTCGTACATATAAATcctga
- the neur gene encoding E3 ubiquitin-protein ligase neur isoform X1 yields MGFSNTFKSPGGNSSVVDDFLAPIRTKMKVLKKFKRRMGLAPRSSGGSGGTNNLPPLLFHQVHGDNIRVLRDGVVAKRAESFCKGVTFTNRPVKVSEKVYVKFLEVSNNWSGVIRFGFTCNDPNNLRYGLPKYACPDLTNKPGYWAKALAERFCERDTVLFYYVTSAGDVHFGINGEEKGVFFSGVETRNQLWAMIDVYGNSTAIELLDARHQLNNSRRSISNGVSDSSPDVDRLIVPSMAALSMHNSSREEPVDVSPPDLRYQQPGIHFTPLLFHRTRGRNVRLSNDRCIATRCDSEFCQGYVFTARPIQLGERILIQVLATDSVYLGALALGLTSCDPATLQPNDLPDDSDLLLDRPEYWVVSKDVASCPQRGDELAFCITHNGEVQMSKNGSPPTILMHVDQSLTLWAFLDVYGSTRKIRMLGSTMVETHRSGITSPPPTRDDLIRTPNQLVSRGLRVALPETRCCPSTTPEVVQLGSSIGGGTVFVVNLPPPTHHPQETAPATSATLLSTYSHTYIEPVSATSYSTIDSTPSMREWAETSVSAPAGSECSICYERAIDSVLYMCGHMCMCYECAVQQWRGKGGGHCPLCRAVIRDVIRTYKS; encoded by the exons ctccTAGATCAAGCGGAGGTAGTGGTGGAACAAATAACTTACCACCTTTATTATTTCATCAAGTACATGGGGACAATATTAGAGTATTAAGAGATGGTGTTGTCGCAAAACGTGCTGAAAGTTTCTGTAAAGGAGTTACATTCACTAATAGACCTGTCAAAGTTTCAGAAAAG GTTTACGTTAAGTTCCTTGAGGTGTCAAATAATTGGAGTGGTGTGATTAGATTTGGATTCACGTGTAATGACCCAAATAATTTACGATATGGACTTCCTAAATATGCATGTCCAG atcttacTAATAAACCTGGATATTGGGCAAAGGCATTAGCAGAAAGGTTTTGTGAAAGAGATACCGTCCTATTCTATTATGTGACATCAGCTGGTGATGTACATTTTGGTATCAATGGAGAAGAAAAGGGAGTTTTCTTCAGTGGTGTTGAGACGCGTAACCAGTTATGGGCGATGATTGATGTTTATGGTAATTCCACTGCTATTGAGTTACTTGACGCTAGACATCAGTTAAATAATTCTAGAAG gTCAATATCTAATGGTGTATCAGATTCAAGTCCAGATGTTGATAGATTAATAGTTCCTTCAATGGCAGCGTTAAGTATGCATAATAGTTCAAGAGAAGAACCAGTTGATGTATCTCCACCTGATTTAAGATATCAGCAACCAGGAATTCATTTTACACCTTTACTTTTCCATAGAACACGTGGCCGTAATGTTAGACTGAGTAATGATCGCTGTATAGCTACACGTTGCGATTCTGAATTTTGCCAAGGTTATGTGTTTACTGCTAGACCTATACAGCTTGGAGAAAGAATACTTATACAA GTTTTGGCAACTGATTCAGTGTACCTTGGTGCATTAGCATTAGGATTAACATCGTGTGATCCAGCAACATTGCAACCGAATGATCTACCTGATGATTCTGATTTATTACTTGACCGTCCTGAATACTGGGTTGTGAGTAAAGATGTTGCCAGCTGTCCTCAACGTGGTGATGAGTTAGCCTTCTGTATTACTCATAATG gtgaAGTTCAAATGAGTAAAAATGGAAGTCCTCCTACCATTTTAATGCACGTTGATCAATCACTAACATTATGGGCATTCCTTGATGTATATGGTTCAACACGCAAAATAAGAATGCTTGGCAGCACAATGGTGGAAACACATCGTTCtg gtatcaCTTCTCCTCCACCGACACGAGATGATCTTATAAGAACACCAAATCAGTTGGTCAGTCGTGGACTTAGAGTTGCTTTACCTGAAACTAGATGTTGTCCTTCAACTACTCCAGAAGTTGTTCAGTTAGGTAGTAGTATTGGAGGTGGTACTGTTTTTGTTGTCAATCTGCCTCCTCCGACGCATCATCCTCAAGAGACAGCACCAGCTACATCTGCTACATTACTATCAACTTATAGTCATACATATATTgag cctGTCAGTGCTACATCTTACTCGACAATAGATTCAACGCCAAGTATGCGAGAATGGGCTGAAACATCAGTTAGTGCTCCAGCAGGAAGTGAATGTTCAATTTGCTATGAGAGGGCGATTGACTCTGTTTTATATATGTGCGGACATATGTGTATGTGTTATGAATGTGCAGTTCAACAGTGGAGAGGGAAAGGCGGTGGACACTGCCCATTATGTCGTGCAGTTATCAGAGATGTTATTCGTACATATAAATcctga
- the neur gene encoding E3 ubiquitin-protein ligase neur isoform X3 translates to MSIIMNIRLRNCEKKFSFAPRSSGGSGGTNNLPPLLFHQVHGDNIRVLRDGVVAKRAESFCKGVTFTNRPVKVSEKVYVKFLEVSNNWSGVIRFGFTCNDPNNLRYGLPKYACPDLTNKPGYWAKALAERFCERDTVLFYYVTSAGDVHFGINGEEKGVFFSGVETRNQLWAMIDVYGNSTAIELLDARHQLNNSRRSISNGVSDSSPDVDRLIVPSMAALSMHNSSREEPVDVSPPDLRYQQPGIHFTPLLFHRTRGRNVRLSNDRCIATRCDSEFCQGYVFTARPIQLGERILIQVLATDSVYLGALALGLTSCDPATLQPNDLPDDSDLLLDRPEYWVVSKDVASCPQRGDELAFCITHNGEVQMSKNGSPPTILMHVDQSLTLWAFLDVYGSTRKIRMLGSTMVETHRSGITSPPPTRDDLIRTPNQLVSRGLRVALPETRCCPSTTPEVVQLGSSIGGGTVFVVNLPPPTHHPQETAPATSATLLSTYSHTYIEPVSATSYSTIDSTPSMREWAETSVSAPAGSECSICYERAIDSVLYMCGHMCMCYECAVQQWRGKGGGHCPLCRAVIRDVIRTYKS, encoded by the exons ctccTAGATCAAGCGGAGGTAGTGGTGGAACAAATAACTTACCACCTTTATTATTTCATCAAGTACATGGGGACAATATTAGAGTATTAAGAGATGGTGTTGTCGCAAAACGTGCTGAAAGTTTCTGTAAAGGAGTTACATTCACTAATAGACCTGTCAAAGTTTCAGAAAAG GTTTACGTTAAGTTCCTTGAGGTGTCAAATAATTGGAGTGGTGTGATTAGATTTGGATTCACGTGTAATGACCCAAATAATTTACGATATGGACTTCCTAAATATGCATGTCCAG atcttacTAATAAACCTGGATATTGGGCAAAGGCATTAGCAGAAAGGTTTTGTGAAAGAGATACCGTCCTATTCTATTATGTGACATCAGCTGGTGATGTACATTTTGGTATCAATGGAGAAGAAAAGGGAGTTTTCTTCAGTGGTGTTGAGACGCGTAACCAGTTATGGGCGATGATTGATGTTTATGGTAATTCCACTGCTATTGAGTTACTTGACGCTAGACATCAGTTAAATAATTCTAGAAG gTCAATATCTAATGGTGTATCAGATTCAAGTCCAGATGTTGATAGATTAATAGTTCCTTCAATGGCAGCGTTAAGTATGCATAATAGTTCAAGAGAAGAACCAGTTGATGTATCTCCACCTGATTTAAGATATCAGCAACCAGGAATTCATTTTACACCTTTACTTTTCCATAGAACACGTGGCCGTAATGTTAGACTGAGTAATGATCGCTGTATAGCTACACGTTGCGATTCTGAATTTTGCCAAGGTTATGTGTTTACTGCTAGACCTATACAGCTTGGAGAAAGAATACTTATACAA GTTTTGGCAACTGATTCAGTGTACCTTGGTGCATTAGCATTAGGATTAACATCGTGTGATCCAGCAACATTGCAACCGAATGATCTACCTGATGATTCTGATTTATTACTTGACCGTCCTGAATACTGGGTTGTGAGTAAAGATGTTGCCAGCTGTCCTCAACGTGGTGATGAGTTAGCCTTCTGTATTACTCATAATG gtgaAGTTCAAATGAGTAAAAATGGAAGTCCTCCTACCATTTTAATGCACGTTGATCAATCACTAACATTATGGGCATTCCTTGATGTATATGGTTCAACACGCAAAATAAGAATGCTTGGCAGCACAATGGTGGAAACACATCGTTCtg gtatcaCTTCTCCTCCACCGACACGAGATGATCTTATAAGAACACCAAATCAGTTGGTCAGTCGTGGACTTAGAGTTGCTTTACCTGAAACTAGATGTTGTCCTTCAACTACTCCAGAAGTTGTTCAGTTAGGTAGTAGTATTGGAGGTGGTACTGTTTTTGTTGTCAATCTGCCTCCTCCGACGCATCATCCTCAAGAGACAGCACCAGCTACATCTGCTACATTACTATCAACTTATAGTCATACATATATTgag cctGTCAGTGCTACATCTTACTCGACAATAGATTCAACGCCAAGTATGCGAGAATGGGCTGAAACATCAGTTAGTGCTCCAGCAGGAAGTGAATGTTCAATTTGCTATGAGAGGGCGATTGACTCTGTTTTATATATGTGCGGACATATGTGTATGTGTTATGAATGTGCAGTTCAACAGTGGAGAGGGAAAGGCGGTGGACACTGCCCATTATGTCGTGCAGTTATCAGAGATGTTATTCGTACATATAAATcctga
- the neur gene encoding E3 ubiquitin-protein ligase neur isoform X4: MGQTGSNVCQTPRSSGGSGGTNNLPPLLFHQVHGDNIRVLRDGVVAKRAESFCKGVTFTNRPVKVSEKVYVKFLEVSNNWSGVIRFGFTCNDPNNLRYGLPKYACPDLTNKPGYWAKALAERFCERDTVLFYYVTSAGDVHFGINGEEKGVFFSGVETRNQLWAMIDVYGNSTAIELLDARHQLNNSRRSISNGVSDSSPDVDRLIVPSMAALSMHNSSREEPVDVSPPDLRYQQPGIHFTPLLFHRTRGRNVRLSNDRCIATRCDSEFCQGYVFTARPIQLGERILIQVLATDSVYLGALALGLTSCDPATLQPNDLPDDSDLLLDRPEYWVVSKDVASCPQRGDELAFCITHNGEVQMSKNGSPPTILMHVDQSLTLWAFLDVYGSTRKIRMLGSTMVETHRSGITSPPPTRDDLIRTPNQLVSRGLRVALPETRCCPSTTPEVVQLGSSIGGGTVFVVNLPPPTHHPQETAPATSATLLSTYSHTYIEPVSATSYSTIDSTPSMREWAETSVSAPAGSECSICYERAIDSVLYMCGHMCMCYECAVQQWRGKGGGHCPLCRAVIRDVIRTYKS; encoded by the exons ctccTAGATCAAGCGGAGGTAGTGGTGGAACAAATAACTTACCACCTTTATTATTTCATCAAGTACATGGGGACAATATTAGAGTATTAAGAGATGGTGTTGTCGCAAAACGTGCTGAAAGTTTCTGTAAAGGAGTTACATTCACTAATAGACCTGTCAAAGTTTCAGAAAAG GTTTACGTTAAGTTCCTTGAGGTGTCAAATAATTGGAGTGGTGTGATTAGATTTGGATTCACGTGTAATGACCCAAATAATTTACGATATGGACTTCCTAAATATGCATGTCCAG atcttacTAATAAACCTGGATATTGGGCAAAGGCATTAGCAGAAAGGTTTTGTGAAAGAGATACCGTCCTATTCTATTATGTGACATCAGCTGGTGATGTACATTTTGGTATCAATGGAGAAGAAAAGGGAGTTTTCTTCAGTGGTGTTGAGACGCGTAACCAGTTATGGGCGATGATTGATGTTTATGGTAATTCCACTGCTATTGAGTTACTTGACGCTAGACATCAGTTAAATAATTCTAGAAG gTCAATATCTAATGGTGTATCAGATTCAAGTCCAGATGTTGATAGATTAATAGTTCCTTCAATGGCAGCGTTAAGTATGCATAATAGTTCAAGAGAAGAACCAGTTGATGTATCTCCACCTGATTTAAGATATCAGCAACCAGGAATTCATTTTACACCTTTACTTTTCCATAGAACACGTGGCCGTAATGTTAGACTGAGTAATGATCGCTGTATAGCTACACGTTGCGATTCTGAATTTTGCCAAGGTTATGTGTTTACTGCTAGACCTATACAGCTTGGAGAAAGAATACTTATACAA GTTTTGGCAACTGATTCAGTGTACCTTGGTGCATTAGCATTAGGATTAACATCGTGTGATCCAGCAACATTGCAACCGAATGATCTACCTGATGATTCTGATTTATTACTTGACCGTCCTGAATACTGGGTTGTGAGTAAAGATGTTGCCAGCTGTCCTCAACGTGGTGATGAGTTAGCCTTCTGTATTACTCATAATG gtgaAGTTCAAATGAGTAAAAATGGAAGTCCTCCTACCATTTTAATGCACGTTGATCAATCACTAACATTATGGGCATTCCTTGATGTATATGGTTCAACACGCAAAATAAGAATGCTTGGCAGCACAATGGTGGAAACACATCGTTCtg gtatcaCTTCTCCTCCACCGACACGAGATGATCTTATAAGAACACCAAATCAGTTGGTCAGTCGTGGACTTAGAGTTGCTTTACCTGAAACTAGATGTTGTCCTTCAACTACTCCAGAAGTTGTTCAGTTAGGTAGTAGTATTGGAGGTGGTACTGTTTTTGTTGTCAATCTGCCTCCTCCGACGCATCATCCTCAAGAGACAGCACCAGCTACATCTGCTACATTACTATCAACTTATAGTCATACATATATTgag cctGTCAGTGCTACATCTTACTCGACAATAGATTCAACGCCAAGTATGCGAGAATGGGCTGAAACATCAGTTAGTGCTCCAGCAGGAAGTGAATGTTCAATTTGCTATGAGAGGGCGATTGACTCTGTTTTATATATGTGCGGACATATGTGTATGTGTTATGAATGTGCAGTTCAACAGTGGAGAGGGAAAGGCGGTGGACACTGCCCATTATGTCGTGCAGTTATCAGAGATGTTATTCGTACATATAAATcctga